The Virgibacillus phasianinus genome includes a window with the following:
- the era gene encoding GTPase Era — MNNSFKSGFVAIIGRPNVGKSTFMNRVIGQKIAIMSDKPQTTRNKIQGVLTDKESQLVFIDTPGIHKPKHRLGDFMVKIAENTLNEVDAILFMINAKEGYGKGDQYILDRLQEVKRPVYLIINKIDLIHPDELFPLIENYKDKYKFEEVIPISALQGNNVTHLLDVLKEKLPEGPRYYPEDQVTDHPERFIIGELIREKVLQLTHEEIPHSIAVVIENIEKRESNAIFIQATVITERKTQKGILIGKQGNMLKNIGKNARKDIESLLGTKVYLELWVKVQKDWRNKQSQLKEYGFRSDEY; from the coding sequence AAATAGCCATTATGAGCGATAAACCACAAACAACCAGAAATAAAATACAAGGTGTGCTGACAGACAAAGAATCACAACTCGTATTTATTGATACACCAGGAATTCATAAACCGAAACATCGTCTCGGCGACTTTATGGTTAAGATAGCCGAGAACACACTCAATGAGGTGGATGCTATTCTGTTTATGATTAATGCAAAGGAAGGGTATGGAAAAGGGGATCAATACATTTTAGACCGGCTTCAGGAAGTTAAGCGACCAGTATACTTAATCATTAATAAAATAGACTTAATACATCCTGATGAGTTGTTTCCATTAATTGAAAACTATAAAGATAAATATAAATTTGAAGAGGTTATTCCGATTTCAGCATTACAGGGGAACAATGTAACGCATTTATTGGATGTGTTAAAAGAAAAACTGCCGGAAGGCCCCAGGTATTATCCTGAGGATCAAGTGACAGACCATCCCGAACGATTTATTATTGGTGAATTAATACGAGAAAAGGTTCTACAACTAACACATGAGGAAATACCTCATTCGATTGCAGTGGTTATTGAGAATATTGAAAAGCGGGAATCTAACGCGATATTCATTCAAGCAACAGTTATTACCGAACGGAAAACACAAAAGGGAATTTTGATTGGCAAACAGGGAAATATGTTGAAAAACATTGGTAAAAATGCCCGGAAAGACATTGAATCTTTACTTGGAACTAAAGTATATCTGGAACTGTGGGTCAAGGTACAGAAGGACTGGCGGAACAAACAATCACAGCTTAAAGAGTATGGATTTCGCAGTGATGAATATTAA
- a CDS encoding YqzL family protein, with protein MIDLTWRLFSHTGNIETYLLWKELENDSSIKTSEKNEDKVNDELNTKM; from the coding sequence GTGATCGACTTAACCTGGAGATTATTTAGTCATACAGGAAACATTGAAACCTATTTATTATGGAAAGAGCTGGAAAATGATTCAAGTATAAAGACCTCCGAGAAAAATGAAGATAAAGTGAATGATGAGCTAAATACGAAAATGTAA
- the recO gene encoding DNA repair protein RecO → MLEKIEGIVIKTQDYGETHKIITIFSKKIGKFSALARGAKKTKSRMAAVTQPFIHGEFFVYINKGLSTIQQGEVIHSNRAIREDIIKTAFTAYIVELTDKLMESGEPDYFIYDQLMQTISWISEHEFAEIPIMMYELKLYKKGGFVPTVDKCVNCNRYVDLRSFSIAEGGLLCSQCTSIDPSAISLPQSVAKLLRIFLEVGIEQVGTIKMKERNIQLLRNLLDAYYDQYGGYFLKSKRFLKQMDQLK, encoded by the coding sequence GTGCTTGAGAAAATAGAGGGTATTGTTATCAAAACACAGGATTATGGTGAAACACATAAGATTATAACCATTTTCAGTAAAAAAATAGGCAAGTTCTCTGCGCTGGCCAGAGGTGCGAAGAAAACGAAAAGCAGAATGGCTGCGGTAACGCAGCCATTCATCCATGGGGAATTTTTTGTATATATAAATAAAGGATTAAGTACAATCCAGCAGGGAGAAGTTATACACTCAAATCGGGCCATCCGTGAAGATATCATCAAGACAGCATTTACCGCCTATATTGTTGAACTGACGGATAAGCTAATGGAATCAGGTGAACCTGATTACTTTATTTATGATCAACTAATGCAGACAATTTCCTGGATTTCGGAACATGAATTTGCTGAAATTCCAATCATGATGTATGAGCTTAAATTGTATAAAAAAGGCGGATTCGTACCTACAGTAGACAAATGTGTCAATTGTAATCGATACGTGGATCTGCGAAGTTTTTCTATAGCAGAAGGTGGTTTGTTATGCAGTCAGTGTACATCAATTGATCCAAGCGCGATTTCTTTGCCCCAATCAGTTGCAAAACTCTTACGTATATTCCTTGAAGTAGGGATTGAACAGGTTGGCACGATAAAGATGAAAGAACGTAATATACAATTGCTAAGGAATTTATTAGATGCGTATTATGACCAATATGGTGGTTATTTCCTAAAATCGAAAAGATTCTTAAAGCAAATGGATCAGCTCAAATAG
- the glyQ gene encoding glycine--tRNA ligase subunit alpha encodes MNIQQMILTLQSYWSSQNCILMQAYDVEKGAGTMSPMTLLRSLGPEPWNVAYVEPSRRPADGRYGKNPNRLYQHHQFQVIMKPSPDNIQELYLDSLKALGIDPLEHDIRFVEDNWENPTLGAAGLGWEVWLDGMEITQFTYFQQIGGLEANPVTVELTYGLERLASYIQNKDNVFELEWTAGVTVHDIFFQPEYEHSTYTFEESNTDMLFNLFAMYEKEAKTVMEKGLVFPAYDYVLKCSHTFNLLDAKGVISVTERTGYIARIRNLARKIAKTYVKEREKLGFPMLEKEER; translated from the coding sequence ATGAACATTCAACAGATGATTTTGACGTTGCAGTCGTATTGGTCGAGTCAAAATTGTATATTAATGCAGGCATATGATGTCGAAAAAGGTGCTGGAACCATGTCACCAATGACGCTGCTCCGAAGTTTAGGACCTGAGCCGTGGAACGTCGCCTATGTTGAACCATCAAGAAGGCCGGCGGACGGGCGGTATGGCAAGAACCCAAATCGCCTGTATCAGCACCATCAGTTTCAGGTAATTATGAAACCTTCTCCAGATAATATTCAGGAATTGTATTTAGATTCGTTAAAAGCACTTGGGATAGACCCGTTGGAACATGATATACGTTTTGTGGAAGACAACTGGGAAAACCCAACTTTAGGTGCAGCAGGCTTAGGCTGGGAAGTTTGGCTGGATGGCATGGAAATAACCCAGTTTACTTATTTTCAGCAAATTGGCGGATTGGAAGCTAATCCCGTTACTGTTGAATTGACTTATGGTTTAGAACGGCTGGCATCCTATATTCAAAACAAAGACAATGTGTTTGAACTGGAATGGACTGCAGGTGTTACCGTTCATGATATCTTTTTCCAGCCAGAATATGAACATTCTACCTATACATTTGAGGAATCAAATACAGATATGTTATTTAATTTGTTTGCAATGTATGAAAAGGAAGCAAAAACAGTCATGGAAAAAGGTCTGGTTTTCCCCGCATATGACTATGTATTGAAATGTTCCCATACATTTAATCTGCTGGATGCCAAGGGAGTAATCTCCGTAACTGAACGGACGGGCTATATCGCAAGAATCAGAAATCTCGCAAGGAAGATTGCAAAAACATATGTGAAAGAACGTGAAAAGCTTGGTTTCCCGATGCTTGAAAAGGAGGAAAGGTAA
- the glyS gene encoding glycine--tRNA ligase subunit beta, whose product MTKDALFEIGLEELPARFIDDAEAQLKYKTEQWLHELRLSYQAVESFSTPRRLAVLIKGLDESQKTIEEEAKGPALKIAQDENGNWTKAAIGFTKGQGKSIDDIYTKDINGTTYIFVQKRIEGKTTYDLLTSFGTIIESIQFQKNMRWAEQSMRYARPIRWLLALYGEKVVPFEVAQVKTGNQTFGHRFLGSSITIQRADAYQNELKNSFVIADSKEREDMILSQINALEAEKGFNVIVDDELLQEVRNLVEYPTVFAGSFENSFLQLPKEVLITSMKVHQRYFPVESSAGELLATFIGVRNGIKDHIEQVVKGNEKVIHARLSDAEFFFEEDKKHSIDFYQDKLKRVVFQEKLGTITDKVNRVVAISSQIAELLQVDRDEKKRSIRTAEVCKFDLATNMVNEFTNLQGVIGEKYALYNKENAKVATAIREHYLPLHSDDPIPNTVEGAIVSVADKLDTIVGCISIGLIPTGSQDPYGLRRQAVGILRILDEKKWNIALEDLLNITRDIYRTLEIEQNEETVITKDITDFFRLRANHVMKLNNVEADIIDAVIKQRIGVFHYTIEKAKVLAAKRNDDTFKSVNESLIRVLNLSKKGTRETDIDQAYFGTESEASLYRHYQEITPKFMEANQNYDAVEAMNYLATLATPIHDFFENNMVMTDDMQIRTNRMTLLKKISDLVNQYADLTMIEWKQQF is encoded by the coding sequence ATGACGAAGGATGCATTATTTGAAATTGGATTAGAAGAATTACCCGCAAGATTTATTGATGATGCGGAAGCCCAATTAAAATATAAAACAGAACAATGGCTGCACGAGCTGCGGCTTTCCTATCAAGCTGTAGAATCATTTTCAACTCCCAGGCGTTTAGCTGTCCTTATTAAAGGATTAGATGAATCACAAAAAACGATTGAGGAAGAAGCAAAGGGGCCTGCATTAAAAATTGCCCAGGATGAAAACGGGAATTGGACAAAAGCAGCAATTGGCTTTACCAAGGGACAAGGAAAGTCAATTGATGATATTTATACAAAAGATATAAATGGCACTACATATATCTTCGTGCAAAAGCGGATTGAAGGAAAGACCACTTATGATTTACTTACATCCTTTGGTACCATTATTGAATCTATTCAGTTTCAAAAAAACATGCGCTGGGCAGAGCAATCAATGCGTTACGCACGTCCAATTCGCTGGCTTTTGGCTCTTTATGGTGAAAAGGTAGTGCCATTTGAGGTAGCGCAGGTGAAAACAGGAAATCAAACTTTTGGTCATCGTTTCCTAGGTAGCTCGATTACAATTCAGAGAGCAGATGCATATCAAAATGAATTAAAAAACAGTTTTGTGATTGCTGATTCCAAAGAACGTGAAGATATGATTTTATCGCAAATTAATGCATTGGAAGCGGAAAAGGGATTTAACGTCATTGTTGATGATGAGCTGCTGCAAGAAGTTCGAAACCTTGTGGAATACCCAACAGTATTTGCTGGGTCGTTTGAAAACTCATTTTTACAGCTACCAAAGGAAGTATTGATTACTTCGATGAAGGTACACCAACGATATTTTCCCGTTGAATCATCGGCAGGTGAATTATTAGCCACATTTATTGGGGTACGGAATGGAATTAAGGATCATATCGAACAAGTAGTTAAAGGGAACGAAAAGGTTATTCATGCACGCCTTTCTGATGCGGAGTTTTTCTTTGAAGAGGATAAGAAACATTCAATTGACTTTTATCAGGATAAACTAAAACGTGTTGTCTTCCAGGAAAAGCTCGGAACGATTACTGATAAGGTTAACAGGGTCGTTGCTATTTCTTCACAAATAGCTGAATTATTACAAGTAGACCGCGATGAAAAAAAACGTTCTATTCGTACTGCAGAAGTGTGTAAGTTTGATTTAGCAACAAATATGGTAAATGAGTTTACAAATCTGCAGGGTGTGATTGGTGAGAAATATGCACTATACAACAAGGAGAATGCTAAGGTAGCAACTGCAATACGCGAACATTATTTGCCGCTGCATTCGGATGATCCAATTCCAAATACAGTAGAAGGAGCAATTGTTAGTGTTGCGGATAAGCTTGATACCATCGTTGGGTGCATTTCAATCGGTCTTATTCCAACGGGTTCACAGGATCCCTATGGCTTGCGTCGTCAGGCGGTTGGCATATTGAGAATCCTTGATGAAAAGAAATGGAATATTGCGCTTGAAGATTTATTAAACATTACAAGGGATATCTATCGAACGCTTGAAATTGAACAAAATGAAGAAACTGTCATTACGAAAGACATTACAGACTTTTTCCGTCTCCGGGCAAACCACGTGATGAAATTGAATAATGTTGAAGCGGATATTATTGATGCAGTAATTAAGCAGCGAATAGGTGTGTTTCACTATACAATTGAAAAGGCTAAAGTACTCGCCGCTAAAAGAAATGATGATACATTCAAAAGTGTAAATGAATCGTTGATCCGGGTTCTGAATTTATCCAAAAAGGGCACGAGGGAAACGGATATTGATCAAGCGTATTTTGGAACGGAATCCGAAGCATCCCTATATCGTCATTATCAGGAAATTACACCGAAGTTTATGGAGGCGAACCAAAACTATGATGCAGTGGAAGCGATGAACTATCTAGCAACATTGGCTACACCAATTCATGATTTTTTTGAAAATAATATGGTGATGACGGATGACATGCAAATTCGTACTAATCGTATGACATTATTGAAAAAAATTTCCGATTTAGTTAATCAGTACGCAGACCTTACCATGATAGAGTGGAAACAACAGTTTTAA
- a CDS encoding helix-turn-helix transcriptional regulator, with protein sequence MDLSSRQEKIIEIVKENGPITGENIAQNLDLTRATLRPDLAILTMAGFLDARPRVGYFFTGKTGSELLTEKVKKFKVREFQSIPIVVNESASVYDAISTMFLEDVGTLFVVDKNTCLTGVLSRKDLLRASIGNQDLTNVPVHIIMTRMPNITICKKDDLLIDAANKLINKQIDGIPVVKESEFGNEIVGRITKTTITKAFVELIKDDNF encoded by the coding sequence GTGGATTTATCTAGCAGGCAGGAAAAAATAATCGAGATTGTGAAAGAAAACGGTCCAATTACGGGTGAGAACATCGCCCAGAATTTAGATTTAACAAGAGCAACTTTAAGGCCTGATTTAGCCATATTGACGATGGCGGGCTTTCTAGATGCCCGTCCTCGTGTAGGTTATTTTTTCACTGGTAAAACAGGATCCGAATTGTTAACAGAAAAGGTAAAAAAGTTTAAAGTACGTGAATTTCAATCTATTCCAATCGTAGTAAATGAGAGTGCTTCAGTGTATGATGCGATTTCAACTATGTTTTTAGAAGATGTCGGGACATTATTTGTAGTGGATAAAAATACGTGTTTGACAGGCGTATTATCACGTAAGGATTTATTGCGTGCCAGTATTGGTAATCAGGATTTAACGAATGTTCCTGTACATATAATCATGACACGAATGCCTAACATAACAATCTGTAAAAAAGATGATTTACTTATTGATGCAGCCAATAAATTAATTAATAAGCAGATTGACGGGATTCCTGTAGTGAAAGAATCTGAATTTGGAAATGAAATTGTTGGACGGATTACCAAAACCACAATCACAAAAGCTTTTGTTGAATTGATTAAAGATGACAATTTTTAG
- a CDS encoding pyruvate, water dikinase regulatory protein → MGKKPLVYVLSDSVGETAELVIKAGLSQFNGGEYKIERIPYVEDKVIIDETLQLAKEKDAIIGFTLVDPELRKYLNTEAKKIKIEAIDIMGPMMKSMERVFETSPRLEAGLVHQLDEDYFKRVEAIEFAVKYDDGRDPRGISRADIILIGVSRTSKTPLSQYLAHKRLKVANVPLVPEVEPPEELFEVNREKCIGLKITADKLNEIRKERLKALGLGDKATYANMDRINQELAFFNKIVGKIGCETIDVSNKAVEETANSIMQMIKK, encoded by the coding sequence ATGGGGAAAAAACCACTCGTATACGTTCTATCAGACTCAGTAGGAGAAACCGCCGAATTAGTTATTAAGGCTGGGCTAAGTCAGTTCAACGGTGGAGAATATAAAATCGAACGTATACCATATGTAGAAGATAAAGTAATTATTGATGAAACATTACAATTAGCAAAAGAAAAGGATGCAATTATCGGATTTACTCTTGTTGATCCGGAATTACGTAAATACTTAAATACAGAGGCAAAAAAAATAAAAATTGAAGCAATTGATATTATGGGGCCAATGATGAAATCAATGGAACGTGTATTTGAAACATCACCACGTCTGGAGGCTGGATTAGTCCATCAATTGGATGAAGATTATTTTAAACGGGTCGAAGCAATTGAATTCGCTGTAAAATATGATGATGGACGTGATCCAAGAGGAATTTCCCGGGCAGATATTATCCTGATTGGTGTTTCCAGAACTTCAAAGACACCATTATCACAATATTTGGCGCACAAGCGCTTGAAAGTAGCCAATGTTCCATTAGTCCCAGAAGTGGAACCGCCAGAGGAATTATTTGAGGTGAACCGGGAAAAATGCATAGGACTAAAAATTACCGCTGATAAGCTAAACGAAATCAGGAAAGAAAGGCTGAAAGCACTTGGTCTTGGAGATAAAGCAACCTATGCGAATATGGATAGAATTAACCAGGAGCTTGCCTTCTTCAATAAAATAGTTGGTAAAATTGGTTGTGAAACGATAGATGTTTCGAATAAAGCTGTGGAGGAAACAGCAAATAGTATTATGCAAATGATTAAGAAATAG
- the dnaG gene encoding DNA primase encodes MPNQIPEETIEEVRKANDIVDVIGEYVQLKKQGKNYFGLCPFHGEKTPSFSVTQEKQIFHCFGCGKGGNVVTFIMEMEKFSFFEAMEHLASRSGITLPETVKAEGGSLSEENQSILTAYEWLTKLYHHLLRFTKDGKEGFNYFKQRGISEETIDLFQLGFAPNDTSFTAEFLKKKGFHEQVLVKAGLLSLQNDNNITDRFRGRVMFPIRNHLGKTIAFGGRIISNGEPKYLNSSESELFQKGKLLYNFDLAKKHIRNAGEAVLFEGYMDVISAFQAGVKNAIATLGTSLTLNQAKLLKRYVDTVTICYDGDNAGIEATFKASSILKETGCKVKVARLKDGMDPDDYINAYGTESFQNDVIKASETYISFYMRYIKRSYNLSLEDDRFNYIDTILKELAMIDNSIEREYYLGELSKEFDISVDSLKEEMRFYRKDKVQNKDKSEGNRYTNNTNNHYQTKKLLPAFLNAEKQLIAYMLKDRAITDKVQEEIGAAFNIDAHKIIATHLYAFYEEDHPADVSNFIEKLTDQDIKNLVIEIAMIHTDENISDKEINDYLRIIRAETNDIATIKTLKQEQKLAEQQQDSVKSLEIGMRIIAIQKQLKNSK; translated from the coding sequence ATGCCAAATCAAATTCCAGAGGAAACAATAGAAGAAGTCAGAAAAGCAAATGATATTGTTGACGTTATTGGCGAATATGTTCAGCTTAAAAAACAAGGGAAAAACTATTTCGGGTTATGTCCTTTTCACGGCGAAAAAACCCCTTCATTTTCAGTCACACAGGAAAAACAAATTTTTCATTGCTTTGGCTGTGGAAAAGGCGGAAATGTAGTGACATTTATTATGGAAATGGAGAAATTTTCATTTTTTGAAGCAATGGAGCATTTGGCTTCACGTAGTGGCATAACCTTACCAGAAACCGTTAAAGCTGAAGGAGGATCGCTTTCAGAAGAAAATCAAAGCATCCTGACAGCATACGAATGGTTGACAAAACTGTACCATCACTTACTTCGATTTACTAAGGATGGTAAAGAAGGGTTCAACTATTTTAAACAGCGGGGAATTTCGGAAGAAACAATTGATTTGTTCCAGTTAGGATTTGCGCCAAATGATACTAGTTTTACTGCCGAGTTCCTAAAGAAAAAAGGATTTCACGAGCAAGTACTTGTGAAAGCAGGTTTATTATCGCTTCAGAATGACAATAACATAACAGACAGGTTTCGGGGCCGTGTGATGTTTCCAATTCGGAATCATCTCGGCAAAACGATCGCTTTTGGTGGCAGAATCATATCTAATGGTGAACCAAAATACCTGAACAGTTCAGAGAGTGAATTGTTCCAAAAAGGTAAGCTATTATATAACTTCGATTTGGCAAAGAAACATATCCGAAATGCGGGCGAGGCTGTATTATTTGAAGGATATATGGATGTCATATCTGCCTTTCAGGCTGGTGTGAAAAACGCAATAGCTACTCTGGGTACATCCCTGACACTAAATCAGGCAAAGCTGTTAAAACGTTATGTTGATACAGTAACTATTTGTTATGACGGGGATAACGCCGGTATTGAAGCAACTTTCAAGGCTTCATCAATTCTTAAGGAAACGGGATGTAAGGTGAAAGTTGCCAGATTGAAGGATGGTATGGATCCAGATGACTATATCAACGCGTATGGTACGGAATCATTTCAAAATGATGTGATAAAAGCAAGTGAAACGTATATATCTTTTTATATGCGATATATTAAAAGAAGTTATAACTTAAGTCTTGAAGATGATCGTTTTAACTATATCGATACCATTCTTAAAGAGCTGGCAATGATTGATAATTCAATTGAACGGGAATATTACTTAGGAGAGCTAAGTAAAGAATTCGATATTTCGGTTGACTCCCTAAAAGAAGAAATGCGCTTTTATCGTAAAGATAAGGTACAGAATAAGGATAAGAGTGAAGGTAACAGATATACTAATAACACAAATAACCATTATCAAACGAAAAAGTTACTGCCAGCATTTCTGAATGCGGAGAAACAGCTAATTGCATATATGTTGAAAGATAGAGCGATTACTGATAAAGTGCAGGAGGAAATAGGTGCGGCATTCAATATCGATGCGCATAAAATTATTGCAACACATCTATATGCATTTTATGAAGAAGACCATCCTGCTGACGTTAGTAATTTTATTGAGAAACTAACGGATCAGGATATTAAAAATCTGGTTATTGAAATTGCAATGATTCACACGGATGAAAATATCAGTGATAAAGAAATTAATGACTATCTTAGAATCATTCGTGCTGAGACTAATGATATTGCTACTATTAAAACATTAAAGCAAGAACAAAAGCTTGCTGAACAACAACAGGATTCGGTGAAATCGTTGGAAATTGGGATGCGAATTATTGCAATTCAGAAGCAGCTGAAAAATTCAAAGTGA
- the rpoD gene encoding RNA polymerase sigma factor RpoD — protein sequence MAENMPSQTKNNENELTLEQTKDQLLEMGKKRGTLAYEEVADRLSHFEIESDQMDEFYEYLGEQGVEVIGESEDDPNMQQISKEETFDLNDLSVPLGIKINDPVRMYLKEIGRVDLLSASDEIDLATRIEKGDEEAKRRLAEANLRLVVSIAKRYVGRGMLFLDLIQEGNMGLIKAVEKFDYRKGFKFSTYATWWIRQAITRAIADQARTIRIPVHMVETINKLIRVQRQLLQDLGREPTPEEIGEEMELTPDKVRGILKIAQEPVSLETPIGEEDDSHLGDFIEDQEAISPSDHAAYELLKEQLEDVLDTLTDREENVLRLRFGLDDGRTRTLEEVGKVFGVTRERIRQIEAKALRKLRHPSRSKRLKDFLE from the coding sequence ATGGCCGAAAATATGCCTTCACAAACAAAGAATAATGAAAATGAATTAACCCTTGAACAAACGAAGGATCAATTGCTTGAAATGGGTAAAAAACGCGGCACATTGGCATATGAAGAAGTCGCTGATCGCTTATCTCATTTTGAGATCGAGTCAGATCAAATGGACGAATTTTATGAGTACCTGGGCGAACAAGGTGTAGAAGTAATCGGTGAATCCGAAGATGATCCGAATATGCAACAAATTTCAAAGGAAGAAACCTTCGATCTGAACGATTTGAGTGTTCCGCTTGGAATCAAAATAAATGATCCCGTCCGGATGTATTTAAAAGAAATAGGTCGTGTTGACCTATTATCTGCTTCAGATGAAATTGATCTTGCAACACGTATTGAAAAAGGTGATGAGGAAGCTAAACGCCGTCTTGCGGAAGCTAACTTACGCTTGGTTGTAAGTATTGCCAAACGATATGTTGGACGAGGTATGTTGTTTTTAGACCTTATTCAGGAAGGTAACATGGGCCTTATTAAAGCTGTAGAGAAGTTTGATTATCGCAAGGGCTTTAAGTTCAGTACCTATGCAACATGGTGGATACGTCAGGCAATTACCCGTGCTATTGCAGACCAGGCAAGAACAATTCGGATTCCAGTACACATGGTTGAAACGATTAATAAGTTAATCAGGGTTCAACGTCAATTACTTCAGGATTTGGGCCGAGAGCCAACACCAGAAGAAATTGGTGAGGAAATGGAATTAACACCTGACAAGGTCCGGGGAATCCTCAAAATTGCCCAGGAGCCAGTATCACTTGAAACACCTATTGGTGAAGAAGATGACTCTCATTTAGGTGATTTCATTGAAGATCAAGAGGCAATATCACCCTCTGATCACGCTGCATATGAGCTGCTGAAAGAACAACTTGAAGATGTACTTGATACGTTAACTGACCGTGAAGAAAATGTTTTACGACTAAGGTTTGGACTTGATGACGGAAGGACAAGGACGTTAGAAGAGGTAGGAAAAGTATTCGGTGTAACGAGAGAACGAATCCGTCAAATCGAAGCAAAAGCGCTCCGTAAACTTCGCCATCCTAGTAGAAGTAAAAGGTTGAAGGATTTTCTCGAATAA
- the cccA gene encoding cytochrome c550, whose amino-acid sequence MKKNPVIPFALIAVIGILLVIVISVVGLDQQATIEKAEEGGGEKQEKAEASTDDPAAIFQNNCISCHGADLTGGVGPDLTKVGARYNKKEIKNIILNGKGSVMPAGLVKEPQAEALAEWLSKKK is encoded by the coding sequence ATGAAGAAAAACCCAGTTATCCCCTTCGCACTTATTGCAGTAATAGGGATTTTATTGGTGATCGTAATATCAGTTGTTGGCCTTGATCAACAGGCAACGATTGAAAAGGCAGAAGAAGGTGGCGGAGAAAAGCAGGAAAAAGCGGAAGCATCAACCGATGATCCAGCAGCAATTTTCCAAAATAATTGTATCTCCTGTCATGGTGCTGACTTAACGGGTGGAGTAGGACCGGATTTAACAAAAGTAGGCGCAAGATATAATAAAAAAGAAATTAAAAATATTATTTTAAATGGTAAAGGTTCTGTAATGCCTGCAGGATTGGTAAAAGAACCGCAAGCGGAGGCCTTAGCAGAATGGCTTTCAAAAAAGAAATAA
- a CDS encoding tRNA (adenine(22)-N(1))-methyltransferase: MIQPITISDRLKRVASYLPAGSHFADIGSDHAYLPCFVCQHDEKAKAIAGEVVEGPYKSARATVKVYQLHDVIDVRLGDGLSIIEKDEVKQIVIAGMGGKLITSILQQGNDKLESVERLIIQPNVDAKAVRNWTYHHGYKIVQEEIVEENGHFYEIIVADKGETNRKLSEQEIMFGPLLLANKSSAFYHKWKSEQRKIQFVMNQLELASVPQTEKLARFNNELSWVKEVLQDEGDNYKS, from the coding sequence ATGATTCAACCTATAACTATTTCAGACCGATTAAAGCGAGTGGCCTCCTATTTACCAGCAGGATCGCATTTTGCTGATATTGGGTCAGATCATGCATACCTCCCATGTTTTGTTTGTCAACATGACGAAAAAGCAAAAGCTATAGCTGGGGAGGTAGTTGAAGGTCCATATAAAAGCGCAAGAGCTACTGTTAAAGTCTACCAATTACATGATGTCATTGATGTTCGGCTCGGTGATGGATTGTCAATTATTGAAAAGGATGAAGTGAAACAAATTGTTATTGCGGGGATGGGTGGTAAGCTTATAACATCGATATTGCAGCAAGGAAATGATAAGCTTGAAAGTGTTGAGCGGTTAATTATACAGCCAAATGTTGATGCAAAGGCTGTTCGTAATTGGACCTATCACCATGGTTATAAAATTGTCCAAGAGGAAATAGTAGAAGAAAATGGTCATTTTTATGAAATTATTGTTGCTGATAAAGGGGAAACAAATCGAAAGTTATCTGAACAAGAGATTATGTTTGGACCACTGTTATTGGCAAATAAATCATCCGCCTTCTATCATAAATGGAAGAGTGAACAAAGAAAAATACAATTTGTCATGAATCAGTTAGAACTGGCCAGTGTACCACAAACTGAAAAATTAGCTAGGTTTAATAATGAACTATCCTGGGTTAAGGAGGTTTTGCAAGATGAAGGAGATAATTACAAATCGTGA